From the Entelurus aequoreus isolate RoL-2023_Sb linkage group LG24, RoL_Eaeq_v1.1, whole genome shotgun sequence genome, the window tggtacagcatggcaacataagctagctgaattctgattggataaaaactctacaaactaaaaacaacagcactggaaggagcataatatgacatgaagagaatatgaatacttttagatatttagggaaagtaaataaaaaattacttttatctttaattattatcatgatttctggttatgttaggcaagcagagaaggccttgctgaccctgacggcacaccactgtatatacactacattgccaaaagtatttggccacctgcctttactcacttatgaacttgaagtgccatcccatggaattgtccaaaatgttttggtattcaaagttcctttggaatatttaggagcgaggaaatttcacgactggatatgttgcacaggtagcatcctatgacagttccacgctggaaatcactgagagcggcccattctttcacaaatgtttgtagaaacagtctccatgcctaagtgcttgattttataccaaATGATGCCAAATGATTACGGCACcgtattctcatcatttggatgggtggccaaatacttttggcaatatagtgtatgtatatacagtgtttcccataaactgccaagatacttgtggcggtgggggcgtggctatgggcgtggtcaccgtgacataatcgagtaatttgcataattcactacaatgatataattttctctaaaaaggctcaaaaaatgtatacttactaattaataataacagttttgttttaaacgtccatccatccatccatccattttacaatataaatacaacactttatgtacatatttatatacagatttgaacaataagttattcactgaaatatatttattaattatggttattacagaaaatatatcttatgaaatataaaagctaaaatgtctcttaaagctctgcccctttaattagtgcatactaaatcatttaactttagcctactactacaaccatattatttaccagcaacataaagtgaaacagagtcagaggtgtcctgccacagtcagtaacaaataaacagaaaacagtagtggtcaaatacaaataaggcaacacttctcttttgtaaagtaaatctgaacagcctatatgggcatttacatcaactatatgatttgcctgagaagctggacaggacaaaaaaataaacaatttttaaaaaaaataaataaataaaaaaaaataaaaaaaatctatttgtggcggacgtaattctttcgtggcgggccgccacaaataaatgaatgtgtgggaaacactgatatatgtgtgtatatacagtatatgtgtgtgtgtgtatatgtgtgtgagatatgggtgtataaatgtgtgtgtatatatacgtgtgtgtataaatgtgtgtgcgtgtatatatgtgtataaatgtctatgTGTCAGTGTAAATGCataatatgtgtataaatgtatgtgcgtgtatatatgtttgtataaatgtgtgtgcgtgtatatatgtgtgtgtatatgcatatatgtgtgagtatatatatatatatatatatatatatatatatatatatatatatatatatatatatatatatatatatatatatgtgtgtgtatatatatgtgtgtataaaaaatgtgtgtgtaagtgtatatatgtgtgtgtaactgtatatgtgtttgtatatttgtataattgtaaatatatgtatatatgtataaatatgtatatatgtatattagggggaaaaactattttttttaatcgattaataatcgttacaaataagaatcgcgattaatcaatAAAGCACTATCTAATATAATCTaatctgaaaatcttttttttttttttttacaccaaacacaacaaaaacacaatttcaaaACTCACAAACACCGCAGTGGCCTCTGCGGTCCACGCCATTGTCTGCTTTAGTTGGGGCAGCATGGTCAGAGACAGGAACCGACCcagcaaagcaaccaagagagcccacTCCGTCcgaggctgcccactagctctctgCCAATGTCCAGTCCGCTCAGATGATCAAAGTGTCCAATACATGCTCGTTAAGTGAAGCTTGTCCATCCCGACGCTCAACGCTCATCCGCATCTTCTCCGGTCTACGGCCACATGTTGAGAGGAACCTTCAGGAGCTCCAACAGGCTGGAGAGAGGCTTCGTTCCCGCACGCTCACCCGCACTTCGCAGGATGCTGCCGACGTAAAAGTGTAAGGAATATGCACCAAATATACACAGACATGATATTACTGGCTCATGGTTGGGTATTTGTCTTAGAAATCAGACAACAGATGTATAAATGTCATGTGTAAATAAAGCATCTATGGCGCCCTCTAGTGGACATCTGTTATTTGTTGACTCACTGTCTgatttattagacttagacttagacttcctttttattgtcattcaaatttgaactttacagtacagataagaacgaaatttcgttacataagctcaaggtagtgcaggataaaaaagcaataaggtgcatatatatatatatatatatatatatacatatatatacatatgtatgtgtgtgtatgcataatatgcgtgtataaatgtgtgggtgtatatgcatatacactaccgttcacaagtttggggtcacccaaacaattttgtggaatagccttcatttctaagaacaagaatagactgtcgagtttcagatgaaagttctctttttctggccattttgagcgtttaattgaccccacaaatgtgatgctccagaaactcaatctgctcaaaggaaggtccgttttgtagcttctgtaacgagctaaactgttttcagatgtgtgaacatgattgcacaagggttttctaatcatcaattagccttctgagccaatgagcaaacacattgtaccattagaacactggagtgatagttgctggaaatgggcctctatacacctatgtagatattgcaccaaaaagcagacatttgcagctataatagtcatttaccacattagcaatgtatagagtgtatttctttaaagttaagactagtttaaagttatcttcattgaaaagtacagtgcttttccttcaaaaataaggacatttcaatgtgaccccaaacttttgaacggtagtgtatgtatatacatatatatatatatatatatatatatatatatatatatatatatatatatatatatatatatatatatatatatatatatatatatatatatatatatatatacatatatatacgtatatatatatatatatatatacacatatatatatatatatatatatatatatatatatatatatatatatatatatatatatatatatatatatatatacatatatatatatgtgtatatatatatttgttatttgttatttgttattattattattattttttagttactttattgagtttacaaccccctggcgctttTTTGTActgttgtactgtttttgtacttattttgattattattatttctcaattgtttgtaaatgtcgcaatttataaataaagatttataaaattaaaaacaaaaacaaaaaaagtggagatgcaaaaaataaaaaataaaataaaactttagTTATACTCGTTGTGTTGTTTTAGGTTTAAGGAAATATACGTGGCCCTCAAAATACGTTAGTTGAATATCTTTGTTGTATAGACTAAGCAAGAATTTAGTGCTGTAGTGGTAATAAAGACACGATGAGTGTGTGAAATTGCTCTAGTTGTCACATGACAGGACGACTGCTTGTCATAAAGTGACTTAGCAGTGAGGAAATACTTTGTGGCGAGTGCAAAAGGGGACGACTGTTGCCTTCAAGTCATCGATCGTCATGAAGGACAAAATACTTTTATGGCTGCCACTTTGGAATAAAACGTAATAAAAAAACACGATAAGAGTTTAAACTTCACAAAATAAGTACTGATTTCCACTTTCATCGGGGAAAACAGTTATTAGATTGGATGGGACACACTATACCGGACGTGTGAGTGGGCTATGTTCCCACTGCGCACGGTCCTTAAAGGCAGCACGGTACAATAGGTTGTTTACCATTGAAGCTGCGGAGTGCAAATGGGCGGAGCTAAGTGCCGCGCGCACGGGAAGGTGTGCTCGAGAGCGCGTGCCGTGTGCAAcgcttttttttaatgacaacagTGCTGTCAGTTTCCgaggcaaaaaataaaaatgtcctcCTGTcgctgatttgtactgtttttgtacttattttgattattattatttctcgattgtttgtaaatgttgctttTTATAAatcaaggtttataaaataaataaaaaatttatcaTGTCTTGATTAGAGCATTATTAGATCGGACATCAATGCAATAaagatatatattcatatatttttcgGATATCAATGCAATAaagatatatattcatatatttttcaCTACCCACTAATTATGAAGGGAACGGAATGACGTAATGTTCAGACCACATTGTCCACTTCTGGCTATTTTTTTCACAGGTCGTGTGCACAAAGTCGATTGTCATCATCGCTTGAATGCACTTTGCACACGACACTATTAATCTGTGGCCTATAAAGGTGCAGCCTCGCGTCCCAAATTTGACAACAACCTCCTCGGCGGGAAAAAAAGACGTGCATCTACTTTTCTCCTCAAGAAGACGATCAAACCACGACATGGACCCTTGCGACTGCTCCAAGAGTGAGTTTTATTACCCGAGCGGCCATCTATTGAGGTGCATTGTGTTGTACTATTTGACcttatattattatttctatgtgtgtgtgtagctggAACCTGCAAATGCGGAGCATCCTGCAAGTGCACTAACTGCTCCTGCACCACCTGCAAGAAGAGTAAGTCCACTTATGTCCTTCACGTCCCATTTTAAGCTAATATAGATAGAAATGTAGCGTTTGATTGGCTGCACCACTAAAGCTGTTGACTTCAAATTGTATTTAACATGTGTTGAAGTACAAACTGTTGTCTCTTCTGGATGCAGGCTGCTGCGCTTGCTGCCCATCTGGATGCAGCAAGTGTGCATCAGGCTGTGTGTGCAAAGGCAAGACTTGTGACACCAGCTGCTGCCAGTGAGGAGCAATCATGGCCGTCCGCCTGCCAGGGATTTATTTGTCTTATGTCTGATTTTCATGTCTTATCTATATATGTATTTTCTTCTATAttgaaataaatgtttcctttaaaATCAGTTCAGTTTGTGTATTTTTCAACGTGTTACACCCAGGACCACATACTGAGAAATCCCAATTTAAAGCTAAGATGTATTCAATATTAACCAACTTTTTTTGCCTTGTCTTTTCAACTTTTGCTCAACTTGAAGTTTGCTGGTGTTATGTACAACACCCAAAACATGTGACGTTGACACGTTGTGTGAATAAAGTcatgtgcaaatccttttcaacccatattcaattgaatacactgcaaagacaaatgACGTTCAAACTGGGAAacgtttgcaaatattagctcatttggaatttgatgcctgcaacgggtttaaaaaaaaaaaagctggcacaagtggcaaaaaagactgacaaagttgaggactGCCAATACATGCTTGTCCATCCCAACGCTTATCCACATCTTCTCCAGTGTCTCCATGCGCACGCTAGTGTGCCAGAGAGCCGGCAGACATAGCCAttgctccttaaaggcctactgaaattattttttaaaaatttaaacggggatagccgatccattctatgtgtcatacttgatcatttcgcgatattgccatatttttgctgaaaggatttagtagagaacgacgataaagttcgcaacttttggtcgctgataaaaaaaaaagaagccttgcctataccggaagtagcgtgacgtcacaggagagagattcggaccgagaaagcgacgattaccccattaatttgagcgaggatgaaacatttgtggatgaggaacgttagagtgaagaacaagagaggcagtgcagggtgtatcttttttcgctctgaccgtaacttgggtacaaggtctcattggattccacacactctcctttttctattgtggattacggatttgtattttaaaccacctcggatactatatcctcttgaaaatgagagtcaagaacgcgaaatggacattcacagtgacttttatcccccccccccctaggggagaccgaaagcaatggatgtcgagtgggtctgacataatattgtgaaagtccaacacatcagcgaaagtccagtccatagtggggccagcaggaaccatcccgagcggagacgtgtcagcagcgtagagatgtccccatctgatggacaggctagcggtccaccccgggttgggagcagagtagaaaagaaaagaaaagaaacggcagatcaactggtctaaaaagagagtctatttaaaggctagagtatacaaatgagttttaagatgagacttaaatgcttctactgaggtagcatctctaacttttaccgggagggcattccagagtattggagcccgaatagaaaacgctctgtagcccgcagactttttttgggctctgggaatcactaataagccggagttctttgaacgcagatttcttgccgggacatatggtacaatacaatcggcaagataggaagGAGcgtgaccgtgtagtattttatacgtaagtagtaaaactttaaagtcgcatcttaggtgcacaggaagccagtgcaagtgagccagtataggcgtaatatgatcaaactttcttgtttttgtcaaaagtctagcagccacattttgtaccatctgtaatcttttaatgctagacatagggagacccgaaaataaaacgttacagtactcgagacgagatgtaacgaacgcatgggtaatgatctcagcatcgcttgtggacaaaatggaacgaattttagcgatattacggagatgaaagaaggccattttagtaacactcttaatgtgtgactcaaacgaaagagttgggtcgaagataatacccagattctttaccgagtcgccttgtttaattgtttggttgtcaaatgataaggtggtattattaaatagatgtcggtgttgagcaggaccgataatcagcatttccgttttcttagcgttgagttgcaaaaagttagcggacatccattgtttaatttcattaagacacgcctccagctgactacaatccggcgtgttggtcagctttaggggcatgtagagttgagtgtcatcagcataacagtgaaagctaacaccgtatttgcgtatgatgtcacccagcggcagcatgtaaatactaaagagtgcagggccaagaaccgaaccctggggaactccgcacgttaccttaacatagtccgaggtcacattgttatgggagacacactgcatcctgtcagtaagataagaggtaaaccaagacaaggctaagtctgacataccaatacgcgttttgatacgctctaataaaatattatgatcaacagtatcgaaatatGGTtgaagtagtaggctaaagttaaattatttagtatgcactaattaaaggggcagagctttaagagacattttagcttttatattttataagatatattttttgtaagaaccacaattaataaatatatttcagtgaataacttattgttcaaatctgtttataaatatgtacataaagtgttgtaattatattgtaaaatggatggatggatggatggatggatggatggacgtttaaaacaaaactgttattattaattagtaagtatacatttttttagcctttttagagaaaatcatatcattgtagtaaattatgcaaattactcgatggtgtcattgtgaccacgcccatagccccgCCCCCACCGCCACTGGTATTTTGGCAGtgaatgggaaacactgatattgatatataatgtaggaaccagaatattaataacagaaagaaacaacccttttgtgtgaatgagtgtaaatggggtagggaggtttttggggttggtgcactaattgtaagtgtatctgtatcttctgttttttatgttgatttaataaaaaaataaataataataaacccgACACCGATtatacaaaaaacgataccgataatttccaatattacattttaacgcatttatcggacatctctagttttcacCCTTCTCCTCGGCGGAACAATGGAATGTAATTGCTTTCGTTCCCTGTGGGAAACATTACAGTGACGGACACCGGAAGTGAGCCCGACGTTGCCTGACGTGTTTACACACTTTCGTTATCACGCTATGGCGGCTTGGGTTCAGCGCTAAATAAATCCAACATATCGCTCCATTAAAACATAAAGTGAAGGTATATTCGGTAAAGATGCCGAAAGTTGTGTCCAGAAGCGTTGTATGCTCGGACACTCGAGACCGAGAAGAGTACGACGACGGAGAGAAGCCCCTCCATGTTTACTACTGCCTGTGCGGACAGATGGTGCTGGTCCTGGCCTGCCAGCTGGAGAAGCTGCCCATGA encodes:
- the LOC133641902 gene encoding metallothionein A, whose product is MDPCDCSKTGTCKCGASCKCTNCSCTTCKKSCCACCPSGCSKCASGCVCKGKTCDTSCCQ